A single genomic interval of Celeribacter indicus harbors:
- the pyrF gene encoding orotidine-5'-phosphate decarboxylase, translating to MSVTERAVTPADDRLIVALDVPNVVAGLDLVSRIGDAVSFYKIGLGMLTGGGLALANALKQEQGKRIFLDMKFFDIGATVENAVRGVAQYEMDFLTVHGDPYVVKAAKEGASGSEMKILAVTILTSLDRGDLDSALIKPGDIRDLVQERAARAFEAGADGVIASPQEAAMIRALPEAQGRLIVTPGVRPAGAALGDQKRVATPTQAIRDGVDHIVVGRPVWQHENPRAAALQIRDEITRVHT from the coding sequence ATGTCCGTCACCGAGCGCGCCGTCACACCTGCCGATGACCGCCTGATCGTCGCCCTTGATGTTCCGAACGTGGTGGCGGGGCTCGACCTCGTGTCGCGCATCGGGGACGCGGTCTCCTTCTATAAGATCGGTCTGGGGATGCTGACTGGCGGTGGGCTCGCACTTGCCAACGCGCTCAAGCAGGAACAGGGAAAGCGCATCTTCCTCGACATGAAGTTCTTCGACATCGGAGCGACGGTGGAGAATGCCGTGCGCGGGGTGGCGCAATACGAGATGGACTTTCTCACCGTCCATGGCGATCCCTATGTGGTGAAGGCCGCGAAGGAAGGCGCCTCCGGCTCGGAAATGAAGATCCTTGCGGTGACGATCCTGACCTCGCTGGACCGCGGCGATCTCGACAGCGCGCTCATCAAGCCCGGCGACATCCGCGATCTCGTCCAGGAGCGCGCCGCCAGGGCCTTCGAGGCGGGGGCGGATGGTGTCATCGCCTCGCCGCAGGAAGCGGCCATGATCCGCGCCCTGCCGGAAGCGCAGGGTCGGCTCATCGTAACGCCCGGCGTGCGGCCCGCCGGCGCCGCGCTGGGGGACCAGAAACGTGTGGCCACTCCGACCCAGGCGATTCGGGATGGAGTCGATCACATCGTCGTCGGCCGCCCGGTCTGGCAGCACGAGAACCCCCGCGCCGCCGCATTACAGATCCGCGACGAGATCACCCGCGTGCACACCTGA